The DNA segment cctctgtgtatgaaatgcgctatataaataaagttgacttgacttgacttgacttaattcagaagcacaaaacctgttgccattgacaggaGTAATTATATGTTGGCAGCAGTAATTACATGAATACATTTTACCGTAgaatgttgggaaatcccattcaagtcattctactagcattgtggagagccgtgtaataataatCATTTAAAACACTTCTAATTTAAGGAGAGATAACATGTCTGCCAGCAGAGTAGAGTTTTGCGTTATGAAATTCAGTTGTTGCCGGTGGTGGTGTGTTTTTCATGGGATTTCAGGTGATTCccattagtatagtatagtagtatagtatatatactccgtgagggaaatttggtattATCACTATTAGCTTACATATAAATGCATGCGACTGGGAATGTTGATTAAACTGCAGTGAAGTCAAGTCAGGTTTATAGCACAGCTCAagcaaaccaaaacaaaacagttcAATACAAAATGCAAAAGTAAATCAATCGGCAGGAAAAAAACTGACCGATCTGACAGCCAGCGTTCCACATGTCCTGTGGGTTGTAGTTGGACGACTGGACCCTCTGACCGGACGGGTAGATCCTGCTCAGCTGCCTGGCGTTGTGTCGCACGAAAAACTTCCCTGCACACACAGGACGAGCTGATTAGCTGATTAATTACATTATAAACACAATATATGCACACTGGAATAAGCACACTGGAAATCATCTCCAACTTTCTTTATTGGGACAATAAGAGAGCAACATATAatacccatagactgtatatatacatatatatatatatatatatatataaatataaatatatatatatatatatatatatatatatatataccagtGTAGCATATTCAGATATAATCACATGTGCGGTACCTGACTCTTTGATGTGTTTGAGTGCGTCGCTCTCGGAGAAGGAGGACATCTCATTGGGCGGTTTATGGGCGGCCTGCTGGAAGCCCTTGAAGGGGACGCTGCGTGTGTAGACCACCACGTCCGACAGCTCTGGGCTCAGCTTGGACACGGGCTGGGGAGATACACATGTGCACTGGCACTGGAGcgaaagtcacacacacacacacacacacacacacacacacacacacacaaacgcacgcacacacacaaacagacgcacacacactcacacacacaaacacacacacacacacacgcacacacacatacgcgcgcacacacacacacacagacacacacacacacacacacacacacacacacatatacgcacacgacacacacacacacacacacacacacacacacacgcacacacacacacacacacacacacagacacacacacaccaaacatatACGCAAGCAAATATGCAAACATTTGTGCAGGCGGGTACATATACAcaacgcatacatacacaagcacatacacacacacagaaacacacacagacagacacacacaaaagaaacacacatgcagaaagaaaacaaaaaacatgtaaacaaaaaacatgtaaacaaaaaacacaaaatgacatgacaaaacaaaaactcaaTGGAATAACTAAAAGTAAACAGCCAAACTAAAGGTGTGTCTCAGACAACAGATGGACTGTGATAAACAGATATAGTGAGTCTATATAAACATGTTTTTAACAAAACAGCTGTGAAACAGGAAGAGAAACAAACAATTGAGACGTCAAGATAAAAGAGGAAACAGACTGCCTGTATAAAATAGACAGGAAGACAAGCAgccaggcaggcagagagagagagacagacaagacaagagaggcagacagacatacaaacaggtcgacagacagacaggcaggcaggcagagagagacagacaagacaagagaggcagacagacatacaaacaggtcgacagacagacaggcaggcaggcaggcaggcagagagagacagacaagacaagagaggcagacagacatacaaacaggtcgacagacagacaggcaggcaggcagagagagacagacaagacaagagaggcagacagacatacaaacaggtcgacagacagacagacaggcaggcagagagtgacagacaagacaagagaggcagacagacatacaaacaggtcgacagacagacaggcaggcaggcagagagagacagacaagacaagagaggcagacagacatacaaacaggtcgacagacagacaggcaggcaggcaggcaggcaggcaggcaggcagagagagacagacaagacaagagaggcagacagacatacaaacaggtcgacaaacaaacaggcaggcaggcagagagagacagacaagacaagagaggcagacagacatacaaacaggtcgacagacagacaggcaggcaggcaggcagacagacagacagacagacagacaaacaaagagagagagagacagacagacagacagacagagacagacagacagacattataTGGGGATTGCTGAGCCTGTCTCACCTTCTTCCCCTCAGCCTTGGGCTTGTTGTCTCCTTTGGCCTCGTCCTCAGAGGAGGAGCTGTCGGAGCTGGACGAACACTCCTCAGCTCTACGCTCCTTCTTTCCTTTCACCAGGATCTTCCCTTTCAGagcctgagacacacacacacacacacacacacacacacacacacacacacacacacacacacacacacacacacacttgttagaATGCAACAACATCTATGATATACATCTGAGATGcatcttctctttcttccctttcagagtctgacacacacacggacacacatatTACTACAATCAGCAGTGTTCATTACAATGCAATGACAGTTATGCATCTCTCTGCCCGAGCAACACAAGGGAAGGGACGTATGTTCCAAATAAAAAACAGTTGGATAAAAGGCAAAatgatacatacatatatatatataggaatGGAATgtaattataggctatatatatgaacatattatttttgttttagtttcctgcttttttttctattcatttatctgtttttatttttttttgagaactttggtcaaccacaggttgttttaaattgtgctatataaataaacttgactatgacttgactatatatatatatatatatatatatatatatatatatatagtcaagtttatatatatatatatatatatatatataaaaaaaaaaaaataggttttACTACAACCAGCAGCGTTAACTATAATGCAGTGACATTCACACAGgtaatctctttctttcttagattttggttacactttacttgaaagtatctacataagagtgacatgacactgtcatgaacatgccataaacattataaacaagtcataaacgttatgacataatgcttctgtcacttgcttctgtcaagtgtcattcggtttttgtcatgacaagttagggttagggttagtgttagggtcatgacagtgtcatgtcaatcttatgtagatactttcaagtaaagtgttatccATATTTTATACAGGATAGctagtatactgtatgtgatacACACCATACATCAAAATATATATGGCAAATATGCATCTGATTTGTTTGGCACACAGaacaattaatttaatatggttataaaatgtaaatataatattCTTATAATATGCTTATGAGTAGATAATATTCTGATATTGATTTCTCACATAaattatgtctatgtgtgaaAGCCCGGTGAGTTTACCTCAGGAGATGGCAGACTCTGGAGCTCCTTGTCACTGAGGGGCTTGGTGAGCAGTTTGTCCCCCAGGATGGAGCGCAACTGGTCGGCCATCACCGCCTGCTGCTCCACGGAGCAGTGGTTCTCCAGAGACAGAATCAGCGGGTACGGAgacgcctggaagagacagagcgagaaaaagagaaacagagagatagagagagatgggtaaAGTAATACAGGGCCGCATACACACAATCTCTTGATCGTATACAGATACAGTGgacacagactgtgtgtgtgtgtgtgtgtgagtgttcatgCAAGTGCATTACCTCAGATGGACTAATATGATGAATTCTCCagtgggggagtgtgtgggtAGTTCTTTCACAATTAAGGTATATTTGTGGATGATTTGATTTTGAGTTTTGAGTATTACTAATCATCACATGATTGATTTCTTATCAATCATTTGAACAGTTAATCAATACAACTAATGTATAATCAAGGAACATATTCTCAAATGTTCTCAAATTTAAGTAGTAACTCTAATAGAAATGTCTCATTAGAAGGTTTCAGGCCTGGAAATGAGTGACCTGTACTACTGCAAGTGTATGGTGTGCTTTAGTTCATGTGTGCTTGGTTGGATGTTCCTTTCCTTTGGCTAAGGGAACTAGAGAAAAACCACAAGTGTTGAGTTCTGTTTTTAATCAAATGGAACACTCACCTACTCTTAACAACAGGCTAGACTAAATGACATTGGTGACCTGAGGACATTTCTGTGTGAGAGATGGATCAGACTCGTTAGACCTAATATAACTGATCTCGGAACCAACGACAGCATGTTATAATGATTGCATGCATATCCTGAGATGTAATGAACTTGGTATACAACCCTGTGTGATTGATCACCTTGACAGTACTTtcggacttgtgtgtgtgtgtgtatttgtgtgtgtgtgtgttagtgtgagtgtgtgtgcatgtgtgtgtctgagtgtgtgcatgtgtgtgtgtgtgtgtgtgcttgcatgtgtgtatgtgtatgagtgtgtatgtctctgtgtgtgtgtgagtgtgtgtgcatgtgtgtgtgtgtatgtgtatgagtgtgtacgtctgtgtgtgtgtgtgtgtgtgtgtggatttgctCTCACCTTGAAGGCATACTCGTTGATGGTGTGTATGACCTCCCTGAAGGTGACCttggaggtgagtgtgtgtccgtgaTAGATGACTGGCTCGCCATTGTCCCCATCCCAGCAGTCCAGCTCTACACAGCGACAGCCATGGCTCAGGGCTCTGTGcagcacggcacacacacacacacacacacacatacagacacacacacacacacagcaatataGGTCAGGccctagggtgtgtgtgtgtgtgtgtgtgtgtgcgttcgcgcatgtgtgtgtgtgtgtatatgtatttgcgtgtgtgtgcgttcatgtgtgtgcgcgtgcgttcctgtatgtgtgttttttcatgtttgtgtgtgtgtgcgtgtgcgtttgtgtgtgtatgtgttcctgtgtgtgtgtgtgtgtgtgtgtgtgtgtgttcctgtgtgtgtgtgtgtgtgtgtgtcctgtgtgtgtgtgtgtgtgtgtgtatgtgggcatACCTCATGTACGGCTCAGTGCTGCTCTCGCTCATCAGCTGGTCCTTGGTGAGGTAGGTGTTGTGTGAGGAGCTGATGTAGTAGTGGGCCAGAGGCTGCTTCATGTCCTGGTACACACGCCCGTGGTCCGGCTCCAGCACCACGTTCTCCTTGGACAGCATGTACATGGTGAAGCCATTGGGCGTCATGTACTGGTTCTTCTGGGCTGCACTGAccagaggtcacacacacacacacacgctacccACAGGTATTTTTAGACATCGCGTGTGCTACACTTTGTGTTACAGTGGTCAgagacaaacataaacacacacacacacacacacatacacaccagaaaAGCTAGCACCTAGTAGTCTTATGTCATATGGAGTTAAGACACTGAtgtttcacacattcacacacattcacacacacacataattgcaCGTAATCATTCTGTGTCAGAACGATAGCTCATGTGGAAGCAAATATAACACCTGATAACACCTAGCATGGACAACAGACAGAATGAACTTGGTATACAACTCTAGTTTGGAACCCTATGGAATATTCTAGTTTTGAACTTCATGGAACATTCTTGTTTCGAACCCTACAGTATGGAACATTCTAGTTTTGAAAGATATGGAATATTCTAGTTTGGAACCCTATGGAACATTCTAGTTTTGAAAGATATGGAACATTATAGTTTTGAAAGATATGGAACATTATAGTTTGGAACCCTATGGAACATTCTAGTTTGGAACCCTATGGAACATTAGAGTTTTGCTCATTGTGAAGCTAAAACAGTGTAAAGTCGGAAATGAAGTAATGTGATTTCCTAAAGCCTACTGCAGTACAGTGATCATGGTGACATGATCTCACCAAGAGCAAGCGCCATGAGAAGGGTAAACTTGGCCATGACTCACAAACACTGCTTGCAGTATATTGGCTAATGTTTTGACAAGACTGCGACAATATCCTGTGGTATGTGGGCtttttattttctctgtcttttttctttcctcttgaGAGGGATCTGAGacaacagtgcacattttgggGGTTTCGTTTTGCAAGAGTTCATTGAATTTCACGGCGGTGTTTCCTTCTTGTCTCTTCCTGGCTGTGCTCCCACTCCAGACCAATCAGATTTAATCTGTCAGGAGCGACTGTGTGCCTAGCACCGGGATTCCATTGTGACAATCCTTAAATTCCGGCTTTGATGTCATAATGCTCCGCGGTCACCCCTCTGCTCTTTgagcattggtgtgtgtgtgtgtgtgtgtgttgagtgtgagtgtgtatgtgtgtgtgtgagtgtgtgtgtgtgtgtgtgtgtgtgtgtgtgtgtgtttagtgtgagtgtgtatgtgtgtgtgtgtgagtgtgtgtgtgtgtatgtgtactgccAAACTTCTCTTTCCAAGGCtctgtggctctctctctccaaaccaCAGAGCTCTGCAGGTTTGCCTGCCACGGCTTGGAGCTTTTTTGCTTCGAGGAACAACTGGACACACaccactcattcactcccttCTACTGACCTCCTATCTATATTCACTGTCATATTTCAATGAAGTGCCCACATATATACTTgaagaaataaacaaaacaaagcaatctTTCTACCCCTCCATCTGTGTGAGGTCCCCCCTTccatgtgaagcgctttgagtgttgagaaaagcgatatataaatgtaacgcgttgttgttgttgttgttgttgttgttgttgttgttgttgtatctgtgtgtccgTCCGCACGTTGTCTGACTGGAGCAGATGGGACCTTGGCACTGATGTGTTGAGCGTTTGCTCTGGAGACACCTTGTGGAAGGTCgggaccaaagattctagagcggagctctagttctagaatctttggtcaggACTagaagcagagactttctaatgaggagacacagcaaaGGTCGGGACTGGACCAGTGCACTGGAGACAACTGCCAACTAGGCCAAATTTTTCAGCACTTCAGCACCTGAAAACAACGCtccacccccccatccccccaaaaaaaaaaaaaaaaaaaaaatgtgcaccACACCACTGAGCAGCCAGGGAGGGACGGACATTAGCTGAACCTCAGACGGCTCTCACCCTCCTCTGGAGTGGTctgtcatgtgtgtgtcatgtgtggcCTTGCCCACTCCTAATATATGCtcagggccgttcacaccagcaACGATAACAACACAGATAACAGTAAGTGCCTCTGAATGCTTCACTTTTGCCTTCTGATGGCCTCCCTTTTAGCCTACCATATACTGTCCACACTTCTCAAAAACGTTCTAAAAGTGATCCCTGACAATATTGTTCTTCCTGTCGTTATTGTTCTAGTTtatattaagtataagtatatttactcttttgatcccgtgagggaaatttgatctctgcatttatcccaatccgtgaattagtgaaacacactcagcacaaagtgaacacacagtgaggtgaagcacacactaatcccggcgcagtgagctgcctgcaacaacagcggcgctcggggagcagtgaggggttaggtgccttactcaagggcacttcagccgtgcctactggtcggggttcgaaccggcaaccttctGGTTACatgtccgaagcgctaaccagtaggccaaggctGCCCCCACATGCCCCCATGTGTggacgttgtcattcatattaccacactgcacatagctgaaGGTTCATACctaatatccatatttattctgtttttctcataatatattctgttaatacactgcatatatattattcttactactcttacaatgttactgctactacattgcacatatctgtacatgttgttcatacattgctcgtattacatagccatatttattctgctcttataaggttactggtaatacactgcacaaatttatatttaatttttattactgtaaaccaccttctgtTAACCagctgtatactactgtcttcactgcactatatttcctgTCATTGCACTTTTATGGTTTTTTGCACCTCTGCTCTGTTCTggcaaactgcatttcattgtctttgtacttgcactctgcacaatgacaataaagttgaatctaatctaatctaatcatatTAGCTAGAGCGATACGAGTGATGTCATAGTTAACTGTTATAGTTAACTATTGTTATAGTTATCACTATTGGTGTGAGAGGCCCTTTACCCAATTCATGAGGGAGCTGTGCTAGACCAATGACTATAAAGTAAAGTAAGAGTCTATGCTGCAATTGGCTTACGAGTGCTTATCCGtcggggttttttttttttgaggaagCTCAATAaatctaccattcatttgtcattgtatgcctcctccctgttgtttcctatggagttgtttgAGCTGATGTCCAAGTCacttgaggctggactgtcattggctcatctgcgttCTAAGGGCGGCGCTTAGTGACAAGTCAAATTGAGTGCATCACTTTTGACTGTGCAGTAATTGCCTTCCGATCGGGGGTCGGGGgtcatgtgggggaggggcaggcGGGGCATGTGGTCAGCTCATACCCCACTCGTTGAGCTCGTAGGTGAGGACGAGGCTCTGTGCGTGCACGAGCGACGCGTCCTCTCCCTGCTCCCGCAGGAAGTCGCGCAGGTCCACGGTGGACAGCACCGTCCCGTTGGCCGAGTACTGCTGGAACGCGGCGTCCAGCTCCGGCCGCCTGAGCAGCTCGCGGCAGAAGAGCTCGATCTCGCCGTGCTGGAGGCGCCCGTCGGCAGAGCGATCACACttctggagcacacacacacacacatacatgcacacacacacacacatgcacacacacacacacacacacacacacacacacacacacacacacatacacacacacacacacacacacacacacacacacacacacacacacacacacacacacacatgttaacacacaaAAGCAGGTAGGTAATACACACAAATGTGAAAGGCATACACAgagaagggacacacacacacgcggcatacaaaacacagcacacacacacacacacacacacacacatacacacacacacacacacacacacacacacatgcacacacacacacacacacacgacttgtTAACACACAAAAGCAGGTAGGTAATACCAAATGTGAAAGGCATACACAGAGAAGGGACACATTTATACAAAATACAgcaatcacatacatacataaatgcatacataaatttagccctctctctctctctcacacacacacacacacacacacacacacacacacacacacacacacatgcacacacacacacacacacacacacacacacacacacacagacaagcagacaTGGATGGCTTTGGAGTGCTGCTTTTGCATGCGATCTCAGCTAATTTGAGAGCTCCTGTCTAAAGGCTGGGAGGCCTATCATTAAagctatacatacatacagtctgCCACTCATGTGGTTTAAGAGTGCTCATTCCCAAAGGCTCAAGCATATAATGTACACACAGACCTGTATGTATTGGATGAGTGACCACCTTAGATGACCAAATTTAGCACATCATGATGGATATACTTTAACAAGAGATCCACATTAACCCTCTGCACTTTGTTTCTGCACCttttgtaggtgtgtatgtgtgtgtgtgtgtgtatgtgtgtgtgttttatgaatATTTGTGAATAGAGGGAAATAGGgaacagtgtgtgagtgtgtgtaggtaggtgggtggattaatgtgtgtgttttacatctttacatgtaaatgtgtacctatttgtatatgtgtgtggcgtgtgtgtgtgggtgtatgtgcatgtacacaagtgtgtgtgtgtgtgtgtgtgtgtgtgtgtgtggtgtgtgtgtgtgtgtgtgtgtgtgctgaccttGAAGAGGCTGCGCGCGTACTGCTCGCTCAGGTCGATGTTGATCATCTGCAGAAGCGTCTGCACCTCCTCGTAGCTCATTTTCCCATCGTTGTCCTCGTCCGCTTGCTTCAAGTACGCATGGATCCAGGTGTCAAAGGTCAAGGACTCCAATCACAATCCACAAAGACCGAACACTAACCCCAAACAGCACAACCACTTTAAATAGAGGGCCAGTGAATGTAAAAGGGCCCAAACAAACAGGCTTATATTCTCAGTCAAAAGGCTAAATAGCTTGACCATAAGATAGCCTTTTATGCAACAAGGGCTCAGATTAATTTGGCTGGAAATTTGGTTGAGCAAGTGTTCTAAACTACCGTTCATAGTACACTATAAAGTTAGGATGCTAGTAAGTTAATGAGTATGTTTAAATGGACATTACTATTCTGATATTATCCTGATTACAGTAAGACAATGTTCTGAATCAGATGCTGGCATGTAAAGAGGATTTTCTGATGGCCTTAAACCGAATAAGGTCATAGTCGGAATAAGCAATAATCCAATTACAGTAAGATATGTGGAGTATTCTGATTTTACTCGCATTATTGAGGTGTgttgtatgcatgtatatacACCTTAATCATATTATAACTAATATTTAGATTTAATCGGACTATGATGCGTTATATGTAAATGTGAATATGAATGGAATATTCTATCACCAACTCATGTAAATCCCATAATCGCAATGTTCATATTCTGAGTAAGATCAACAGTCAGGTTATTACTGTTCATGTAAAGTGGTCAGTGACTCGTAAGTTCTCATGGATTCCGATCCGTCTGTGAGGATATTGATCGAGCTTCTGGGTCTGGGTCATATTCTCCATGCGTTCCTGCAGCGTGCGGATGCCGCGGGCCCAGCTCTGAGCGTCCTGTTGGCTGGGGCAGTGGATGTCCAGGCTCTTCCGTGGCCCCTTAAAGATGATGGTCAGGCACTCCTTCTCCTGCCCTTTCTTGCCCAGCTTACGCAGGGCGTCCGACTGGCAGCCCTCAAGCACACACTCCACATCCGTCACTGAGACTGCAagaggaaaagacagagagagagagagagagagagagagagagagagagagagagagagagagagagagaaagagagagagagaaagagggagagagagaggggattagTGACAAAAATATAGGAAAGATGGTTCAGGATCGAggattttgtttatgtaaagcactgtggaattacccctgtgtatgaaatgcactttataaataaacttaacttgacttgacttgacaggaGTGCAGCAATGGACAAGGAAAAGAGGTGGACATATAGgcaaaaaaatacaaaagaaTGGAGGAAGGCTATATGGACAAGGAAGGAGAgggttaaataaaaaaatcaaaaggagagggttaaataaaaaatcaaaaggagagggttaaataaaaaatcaaaaggagagggttaaataaaaaatcaaaagagagatagatagatagatagatagatagatagatagatagatagatagatagatagatggatggatataaAGCAGGGCTGTAAGAACAAAAGGAAAGATTAAGAGGATAATGCGGGGAATTATAAACAGACGTAAGGTAGACGGGTGAGTGGATGGACAGAGgaacagatggagagaagacTAAAATAACAAACGAAGAAGATGGTGATGCACAGTAGAATCAGGGagaaggagacacacacacacacacacacactctctcctctcacacacacacacacacacacactctctctctctctcacacacacacacacacacacacacacacttctctcacacacacacacacacacacacacacttctcacacacacacacacacacacacacacacacacacacacacacagacacacacacacacacacacacacacacacacacacacacacacacacacacacacactctctccctcacacacacacacacacacacacacacacacacgcatgcatgcacacacaaacactttctctcaagcacacacacactctcactctctctctacacatctctctctctcacacatacacacacacacttctctctctctctctctctacacacacacacacactttctctctctctctctctctctcacacacacacacacacacacacttctctctctctctctcacacacacacacacacactctctacacacacacacacacacacactctctctctctctctctcacacacacacccctctctctctctctctctctcctcacacacacacacacacactctctctctctctctccttcacacacacacacacacactcccctctctctctcacacacacacacacacacacactctctctctctctctctctcacacacacactctctctctctctctctctctctcacacacacacacacacactctctctctctctctctcacacacacacacacactctctctctctctacacacacacacacactctctctctcacacacacacacacacacacacacacacactctctctctctcacacacacacacacacacacacactctctctcacacacacacacacattctctctctctctctcacacacacacacacttctctctctctctcacacacacacactctctctctctctctctcacacacacacacacacacaccagcacagagagacagtgaTGTAGAAGAGGAACGTAGAGGGATGAATTAAAAACGGGATGCATTCAAAgtaagacagagacagaagtcatggagagggagagagagagagagagagagagagagagagagagagagagagagagagagagagagagagagagagagagagagtccaaatTCGCGGTGGAGGACAAAGAGAGCGATGGAAATTCTAatgtaaaatgaaatgtaaatatgtgtTTTCAATATAGACACATGGGTGAGACTGTTTGACACCATTTTTACGATTAAATAGACAAACGCTTGCCGAGAGACCGAGAGAAGAAAGACTGTTTCAACCCAAGCTGAATTACTATTCTGTTAACAGGCAAAATAGAAAGAGGCAGATATTTGCATTATGGGTTTGGAGTCTAGGACTGGTATGGGTCTCAGTCCATtggctacatacacacacacacactagctcctACAAAACACCTAGCCAACAGACCATAATAAACATGGACTCTGCATAGCATTCTGCTAtggcacacacagaggtgtggtCTCCCCTGACCATCTGGTCAGTTTTGTGTTGTGCAGTTGGGTGGACATTAATAACATTTATGAAACAATTACTATGTCatgcaccatcacacacacacatacacacacacacacacacacacacacacacacacacacacacacacacacacacacacacacactaagagcaAATAAGTCTTTTCACATG comes from the Alosa alosa isolate M-15738 ecotype Scorff River chromosome 22, AALO_Geno_1.1, whole genome shotgun sequence genome and includes:
- the plcd3b gene encoding 1-phosphatidylinositol 4,5-bisphosphate phosphodiesterase delta-3-A isoform X1, producing MLGNAKKASPTNQKNGAGTSGSKSTDPLKNLGVHEDDDVRRMLQGAAMMKVRSPRWQRRRMMKLLDDGVTVWCESNKTSSRAKSRQSFSVTDVECVLEGCQSDALRKLGKKGQEKECLTIIFKGPRKSLDIHCPSQQDAQSWARGIRTLQERMENMTQTQKLDHWIHAYLKQADEDNDGKMSYEEVQTLLQMINIDLSEQYARSLFKKCDRSADGRLQHGEIELFCRELLRRPELDAAFQQYSANGTVLSTVDLRDFLREQGEDASLVHAQSLVLTYELNEWAQKNQYMTPNGFTMYMLSKENVVLEPDHGRVYQDMKQPLAHYYISSSHNTYLTKDQLMSESSTEPYMRALSHGCRCVELDCWDGDNGEPVIYHGHTLTSKVTFREVIHTINEYAFKASPYPLILSLENHCSVEQQAVMADQLRSILGDKLLTKPLSDKELQSLPSPEALKGKILVKGKKERRAEECSSSSDSSSSEDEAKGDNKPKAEGKKCQCTCVSPQPVSKLSPELSDVVVYTRSVPFKGFQQAAHKPPNEMSSFSESDALKHIKESGKFFVRHNARQLSRIYPSGQRVQSSNYNPQDMWNAGCQIVALNFQTPGEPMDLNQGRFLTNGGCGYVLKPGFLRQADSEFNPENTGGGPGHSPVLLTIRIISAQQLPKSPQDKPNSIVDPYVWVETHGAPIDNNKKKTHRIDNNGFNPRWDCTFKFQLHVPDLVLVRFVVEDHDYTSRNDFLGQFTLPLTSMRTGYRHVRLLKEDGSSLSPSTLFIHVKLTPSHSSITKKASPQKA
- the plcd3b gene encoding 1-phosphatidylinositol 4,5-bisphosphate phosphodiesterase delta-3-A isoform X2 — protein: MLGNAKKASPTNQKNGAGTSGSKSTDPLKNLGVHEDDDVRRMLQGAAMMKVRSPRWQRRRMMKLLDDGVTVWCESNKTSSRAKSRQSFSVTDVECVLEGCQSDALRKLGKKGQEKECLTIIFKGPRKSLDIHCPSQQDAQSWARGIRTLQERMENMTQTQKLDHWIHAYLKQADEDNDGKMSYEEVQTLLQMINIDLSEQYARSLFKKCDRSADGRLQHGEIELFCRELLRRPELDAAFQQYSANGTVLSTVDLRDFLREQGEDASLVHAQSLVLTYELNEWAQKNQYMTPNGFTMYMLSKENVVLEPDHGRVYQDMKQPLAHYYISSSHNTYLTKDQLMSESSTEPYMRALSHGCRCVELDCWDGDNGEPVIYHGHTLTSKVTFREVIHTINEYAFKASPYPLILSLENHCSVEQQAVMADQLRSILGDKLLTKPLSDKELQSLPSPEALKGKILVKGKKERRAEECSSSSDSSSSEDEAKGDNKPKAEGKKPVSKLSPELSDVVVYTRSVPFKGFQQAAHKPPNEMSSFSESDALKHIKESGKFFVRHNARQLSRIYPSGQRVQSSNYNPQDMWNAGCQIVALNFQTPGEPMDLNQGRFLTNGGCGYVLKPGFLRQADSEFNPENTGGGPGHSPVLLTIRIISAQQLPKSPQDKPNSIVDPYVWVETHGAPIDNNKKKTHRIDNNGFNPRWDCTFKFQLHVPDLVLVRFVVEDHDYTSRNDFLGQFTLPLTSMRTGYRHVRLLKEDGSSLSPSTLFIHVKLTPSHSSITKKASPQKA